The following proteins are co-located in the Argopecten irradians isolate NY chromosome 9, Ai_NY, whole genome shotgun sequence genome:
- the LOC138331395 gene encoding uncharacterized protein produces the protein MTQMREENTVLLLGEEQFNDPEFRLKRNIISILKLTVTWIKTYMLLSCVRDSLPTLATTRRQISFRSSGTSATVTEHASEDRSGESSSSPLSAPEMQTTYGTSTSDDQDESDGPVGIESYGAVKALENYLVALTNQMTALTRQQATTIVLLWGGFISLTRSSFTFPYCHRTN, from the exons ATGACACAAATGAGAGAGGAAAATACTGTACTCCTTCTCGGTGAGGAGCAGTTCAATGACCCCGAGTTTCGCCTCAAACGCAACATAATTTCCATACTAAAATTGACTGTGACATGGATAAAGACATATATG CTTCTATCTTGTGTGCGAGATTCACTCCCAACCCTTGCAACAACTCGGCGCCAGATAAGTTTTCGGAGCAGCGGAACTTCTGCAACTGTAACAGAACACGCCAGTGAGGATAGGTCTGGGGAGAGTTCCTCGTCACCACTCAGTGCTCCCGAGATGCAGACAACATACGGCACCTCCACCTCAGACGATCAAGAT GAGTCAGACGGTCCTGTTGGCATCGAGAGCTATGGAGCGGTGAAGGCCCTGGAGAATTACCTTGTGGCCCTCACGAATCAGATGACAGCCCTGACCAGACAACAGGCGACCACCATCGTTTTATTGTGGGGTGGCTTTATTTCTCTGACCAGGAGTTCATTCACGTTCCCCTATTGTCACCGGACTAACTAG